The genomic DNA ttgattaattatttagtgttaaatcactaattacTCTAAAAACTTGAGTCgatagaaaataatttatttaatattctaacGCTCCCTTCACTGCATGAGCAACAATCACCCATTTACTTAAACTGCTTCTCCACTTTACCAAGAAATCACcagagtaaattttttttttttgcttgatgATGTTTACCTCAAACCCGCGGTAAAATTTTCCTTCGCCCACTAGCTGAAAGTGAACCTTCCTTCTAGCTGGCTTGTCGAGGAAGGCACAGACCGACACAGAGGATGCTCCTTTTGATTCCAAATGCGAAATCAGGCACGACAGTGTGCTTCCCGTATCAACAATGTCCTCAACcttataacaaaaaattaaaaaattaaaaatcccattataaataaatacatggtccctaaatatcaaaaatattattagtattttccttttttttttaaccagaatagaaaagacaatatgaaaataatattcGTGAAGTCATAGaatgagagagagtgagaaggTAGTACCAGAATGACGTGCTTGCCCTTGACATCGACTTTGAGGTCGAGGGAGAGTACGGGGGCCCCACTGGAGAGGGTGCCGGAGCCGTAGGATTGGGCGCGAACGAAATCGACGGAGATGGGAAGGTCAATGGTCCTGACCAGGTCGGCCAAGAAGAGGAAGGCCCCGGTGGCCACGCCCACCAGGACAGGTGGCGGCCGCGGAAGATGAGCCGAATCCCCGGCGCTAAAATCGGCCGTGATTTCGGAGGCGATCTCGGCGACTCGGCGGGCGATTTGGTCCTGGCCCCATAGGACTCGCTCTATGTGCGAGTGCAAGGCCATCGGATATATTCTGTTTTGAGTTTTctgtttaattgtttttaagtGGGTTtaagaaaccctaaaacccaTTTCCTTCCCtataaaaatctcaaaaaaactGTTGAGAATTTATTCACCCAATATTTATTCACAAaaacttttctctctcctcccaCGCGTCTCTCCCTCTCACGCTTATCTGTCTCCTCCTTCCAAAAATGCTTCACCTTCCTTCAACCTCCAATACCCAAACACTCATTTGATTTACCAACTCATCTTTGAACCTCCTagaaaaaaaactcaacttTGTTCtactcaggaaaaaaaaaaaaaaacttaccttCCTTCAACCCCCAATTCCCAAACCCAGCAATGCTACTGGTGTTGATATGGCTGACATCGTCGGCGACACCGGGGGTCCCAGCGATATCGTAAAGGGCGAGCCTGGAGACCAGAAGGTTGAGCTTCATCAGCAAAGCCAGTGGCTGCCAGATACCCCCGGCGGCGCCGAGAACGGCGACCATGCGCTCCGGGACGGATTCGGAGGAGCAGCCACGTCGAGCGACGTGGGCCGAGGAGCTTCTCGCTACGGCGGACTTCACGGATCTGAACATGGAAGGCctcattttttttgggaagtcggccaaaagagagagaagagagcgatagagagaaaataaatgtttatgaaaaaaaaaaaaaaaaaagggtaaaaagaatattattttaatgatatagaaaatattaaaagaattGTGATATGTTTTTAGATAGAGAATTAaaaagttgttttattttttaaatttaaggaaaatggtCTGGAAATTGTTgctttagcatatatatatatatatttaaaaaaattatatttagccCTTTAACTATTATATCATTTGCATGTCTCtcctaaattgaaaaaaaaaaaaaaaaaaaattgcaattaattGTTCAAATCATTTTAGCTCCTTTCACTTTACTCCTTTGTTAGGGTTTTTGGTTAACTTAAGCAGCAAAGGCgtgaaatatttattatgccctcgataaaatttgtaaaaacattaaaatatcctcaaaataaagaaaattaaaaaaaaagattttttggtGTACATGCCGTTAAAAAACTATGGTACAAGTACTATAATTTATTCAAACAGTTTAAATTTACTATATctctttcataaaaaaaaaaattttaaaaaaattttaaaaaaagtaaaattagttATTGTGATTTACCTAGTCTATAATTAGCTCTTTATGGTATGAAAATTAACTCAAAGGTCtcgaggtatgccaaaaaaataatgtaatccttataatcaaatttcgttcacttaacagattttgttagtgtgatactgacttaaatatgataagtatcacaattttattggctcgaACGTTTCACGCTATCAGAATATGTTCAGTTAGTaaacgaaatttgactgtagagactaaattgttttttttagcaTACCTTAGGAACTTTTGAGTTAATTTTTATACCAAAGAGAGCTAATTGTAAACCAcgtaaaccacaatgactaattttacatttttttcaaaaataaataaatcggaATAAACACTATTTTAGGTGTTTTATTCACCCTCAAATCTTATTGGTTAACAGTTGTCCATCATGGtctatttctctctttcctAATTCTTACTAAATAAAAAACATCGGTAGCCCTTCAATTCTCAGACCCAGGCCCAAGCCCAAACCTTCAATATCAAATGCCTAAAACTTTGGCGCCAAAATCCCTAAATCAAAAATCAccgggagagagagagagagagagcagctGTAGGGCAGAGCAATGTCGACGATCTTCATCGCGGTTCAGTGCTGCCAATGCTCCACAATGCAGGCATttttctctcactctcactaTATGGTGGGGGGTATTATGATGGTGAATGCGATGGGCGATTGACGGAATTTGATTTGTTACAGGTGAGGCAGAAGAGCAAAAGCGTGGGCAAGTGGAGCTGCGTGGTGTGCAACCAGAGGCAGTCACTGCGGAAGGTGTTTGCTCAGGGCTTCATGGCCAAGGACCTTCGACGCTTCGTACAGTCCTTCAACATGTCCCGCAATCTCTCCGACCACCTTCAAACACCACTGCCACATTCCACGGACGAACAAGACATCCCCGATGACCGATTCCAATGCAACGATCGTAGCAAGAGACGGAGCGATTGGAGCGAGTACCTCGACTCGGGGGACCACGATCGtgtcaaagaagaagagattgGTATTCTTTAAATATTGAACTATTTTGAGCAAActaacaattatttatttatatatatatattttttcttttcttttcttttgggttttgtaTAGCGAGTGGTGGTTTTGAGCCAAAAATTGTGACGGAGTTGCCGGACGGAATGTTCAAGAAAGCGAGATTGAACAGCTGTTTTGATGATGGAGAAGGTGATAGTGAACAGCTTTACAAGCCGGTTTTCTCAAAGAGAAATTCCAGCACTAAAAATGTCGTCTCCCGAGGTAATTATTTTGATCCTTTGGTTTCTTGTTTTTGTGATTCGCATATATCATCCAGGCTTTGGCTTAAGAGATGAAGTTCTTCAACggttttagatttaaatttaattataaatttagcCTTGAACACTCAAGCACTTTGTAAAACCAAAACAAAGAGCTGAGTTTTGTGCATGGTTGTGACTGCATAATTTATCTGAATTGTAAGGCAAGGAGCCAAGGAATGATCAGCCATTGATGGCCAAGGGCTCTTCAAAAGGGAATGACACCATGACACAAGATGACCAGGAGCCAAGGAGGAAGGTTCAGCTGCCGGTGGCAACTGGCAGGAAGGTTTCCAAATGGAACGACTACATAACCACCGAAGATGACGACAAGGACTTGATATGTGCGAGCGAAACGAATTTTGGAGATCGTAGGGGTCGTCAGACAAATGATATCTTGCTGGACTTCAAGACCATAACCGATGATCAAAAGGTAGAAGATGATGTCCACCCGGATTTCTTGTTGTGAAGCTCTGTTTTTGTCACTTGTTGTGAAGCTCAAACAGTTGAATTGGTCATTAAGGCTATTTCATGCTTACCATCATTTTGAGAGGACGGAATTTTCTACTCGCAATTTTCTATACATACAACTATTTTACAACTTTTAACAGCTCAATCTGTTGACTGAAGCCAAAAGTTATAAAGCATTTAACACCCTTCAATTACATGTTGATACGCGTAAAAAGTTGTAAAAGATTGGAAGTGGACTTTTCTTCAGATAAAACAGATATGATAATGAGCTCCAGAGTGGTAACCATTTCAATGAACACAAAAAAACTGGTATTCCAGACTTGGATCAATAATACAGCAAATAGTGCCATATGCAAAGGGCTGTCTTGGGTCAATTAATTCATGCATCAGCCTCTCAAGTAGATCTCACTGGAATCACATATCAAGGTTTGGGGTGGCGACCCCACAACAGTCAACCAACAAAAGAGGAAGAGAGATCAAAAAAGTTCTACCAAAATCCCAACTTAATTTGTCAGATATGTCATAAATAATAAAGATAGTAATGATAAGAAAGGAAACGGAAAAGTACTGTCAAAAAATCCTAAGAATCTCAGGTCTTCAAATCCCATCCATGCCAACTCTGCAGCCTAAAAAATTCCAGCAATGAAGATGCCACATATAACCCCGCTAAATAAACCAataattttggagaaaaacCCGGAAACAATGACAGCTCGTCAAGCCCTGTAAAACATGGGCTCACAAACACATATAATGtatttacccttaaaaaaacCGTTGTGTTTAAGCATTCAGTGCCAATGACCCAAGCTGATCACTAACACCAGACTCTGATGCAGCTTTAACAAGGACTTCCATTGCCTCAGCCACCTTCCGCTTCAGGGCATCTGGAGACTCTAAGAGATGAATTACCTCTGATTGGTCCATCTCCAGCAACATCCCAGTCACTTTTGCGGCATTGTTGGGCTCAAGCTTCTCCACATGGGGATACAGGTGTTCACCCAGCGTCTGTGATTTTAAGAAACAATAAGTACAACAATTACCTTCCACAGTTAATGAATTCCATATTCAATAAGTCATTTCAGTATAGAcgttttaatattttatttataggcCCCAATCTAGAATTAACTATTTCCATTTAGATAACCCTTTCTGGAACAGGGACCATTATGGCCATTGTTATTGATTGACTGATGAATTGTTGAATGGAGGGGTGCTTAAAATCAGAAGCAATCAATAGTGATAAAGGCACATATTCATTGGAATCTCAAGAtctctaaaccctaaacaaatcatctgtgttttgtgtgtgtgtgttttgaagTAATAAATATTGCAATAAAGGACAAACTCCAATACATGGGActatacaagaaaaacatgcAAAAGAAAAGACGATTGCAACAATAATCTACAACTAGCTATCAATAAGTCAAACAACAATCCTTAACAAATCATATCTCATAAGCATTATATAAGAGAAGAATAACTTACAGCTCGCTGATTCTCTGGGCTAGCTGAAGCCAAAGATGATAAAAGTGCTGACATATGCATTTGCCCAGGTCGCTGGACATCAATAGGAGTCGCTGGCATTCCAGAACCATCAAAAGACAATGGCATCACTGGACCCACAGCACCTTGAGGAACAGATGCATCCATGCCACTTCGAGAATTTCCCATATATCTGAAGCCTTGGTTAGAGTTACGCTGAAGTAACTGAATTTGAGAAGCGGATGAAGAAATATTAGGGGTGAACAACGAATCATTACACTACAAAGCTTCTAAAGACTATCCATGGATGAATCCATTTATCTTGCTCGGCGAAGTCATCATGATACAAATAGCAAGTTATTAAACTATATTtacaaaacatcagaaaatacaAAACCGCAAATTTAGACTatgaaaagataaataaataaaacccaaatGAGCACCCAGGATGAGTAAATGAATACTGATAAAAATGTCTTCAATCTATCTataaaatttttggttttgtgtttCTATCACTTGACTAACAAATTAAGAGGAAATATAAAAATCGAGCCCCTCACTaccccaacccaaaaaaaaagaaaagttgaatCAAGATTTACAATTAGTTATTTGATCTCTATCAAAGCAAATTCCTAGTTGTATATAGTGAGAGAGCCATGCAATCTCAAAGCTctaaaagaaaatgtatttgaataaaaagaaaatgttcacTGACATGACAGCCAATAAGCAATAATGTGACCTTTAGATAGATAAAATGTGACGAACCTAAATAaagagggaaaaatgaaaagaggaagaaaaaaggttAATCATATGACCTGCTGCTGTGGCACTTGCTGAAGGTTTCCACCTCGTCGCACACCCATCCGCTGACCTGGCTGTCCTTGCCGCTGAAGGTGGTATGATACAACATAGTTTGGGGCAACACCTGGGCGCATTCCAGGCAAGAGTTGCTGCTGGAAGCCATAAGGCTGAGGGGGGAGCATACCAGGGTTACTTTGACCAAAATACATATGTTGCGAGGCAAATCTAGGTGCCCCAGGATGAAATCCAGGAATTCCTGGAGATAAAGGTGCCATGCCACCAGGTGCTCGGATTTGAGCAAAATGTGCCTAGAAAACACACAGATAATTAAAGTTGTCATTCGCCAGGGTTGACACATATGACAGAATGAGAATATAAGTGATGTCACCAATTTCTTTCATGATAAGCAGCGAAAGGCAAACTTGTTTTTTATTGTAACTTACATACatccaagtacacaggaagtatacaagctAGAGAAACAACACCTAAccagaaaaagacaaaaagatcaagaaaatcaagaaCTCCTAGACCAAAAAGTATGGGGTCCAAAAATCTGTCCGCTCCGGCACTAACAACTTGGCAAAGAAAGACATACACATTTGAACAGGAAGACAGATTCAAAATCTAATTTTACATAAATGCTTAGCAATTACAGTGTGTCCAGCACTACTTGTGTGATAATAAAAGCAAGGGGAAATTACACTTCACACCTTTTAAACTACCAACCCCTTTGGCACTTAGACcaacaaactttaaaaagtgacacttgacttTCAAATAATACCACCCTGTTACAAATAAACTCCTCTGTCAACAATTGGcattaaaatggatggaaaaataGTCACATATGCCACACGAgactattttgaatttttattcccaaaatgcccttaaaatattttaaaaaaaaaaaacaaaaacaaaaacaaaaattgttgtAAGATTGACTGCAAattcaaaagtgtattttttcctaaaaacaaaaagttgcAAGATTGACTGCAAATTCAAAAGGCAGGCACCCTTTTTCAGCCGACAACTACCTCAGTTAAGACCTACCTTAAAACATTGGCATCAAAGGTGCACAAAAATGAGCAAGCACCAACTGCACTTTCAAAATGAAgaactattttttttccaatatgaCCAACAAGATATGTACAAAGAAAAATCACCTGAAGCCGAGCCTTCCTCTCTTCTTTATGCTGGGCCACAGCAACATAAAGAGGTTTCCGTCCAATCATCTTTCCATTCATTTCATCCAACTGaacaagaaataagaaaaacaattgaCACGTGCTTGAGATAAAGACTGGGTGAGCAATAGGTGCAAAAGGAGGGTCTGCAAAGCAGCCCTAGAAAAAAGAACTAATAACTCACAGCTTTAGTAGCTTCCTCTGGTGTAGAAAAGGCCACAAAACCAGATCCCTTGCTGTGACCTTGTGGATCAAGCATGACCTAAAAGAATTATATAAAAACAAAGCCAAACTAAATGTTAGCACTTGAAAACAATGATCATAATTGACTCGGAGAGATGTCCGACCAAGGACCAGCCAGGACAGTAGGGGGAAAATTTACTTCACTTGAGCAGAATAAATACCTTGCATGACGTAATTGTTCCAAAATTAGAGAATAACTCCTTCAGCTTATCGTCATTTACGTCATCATCAAGATTTTTCAGATATAAATTAGCACCTTGTAATTTTTCATATCTACTAATTCTCTCCTGTTCAAATTTGGCCCGCAGCTGTGCCTCCCTTTCTGCTTTACTTTGAGCCCTCCCCACATATAAAATCTTCTCATCACTAACAGTGGCCCCATTCAACTTCTCAactgcagcagcagcagcatctGGGCTCTGGAAgtttacaaaaccaaaacatCTAGACTTCCCATTTGCATCTCTCATAACAACTGCACTAGTGATTACACCATAGGGGCCAAAAATTTTCTCAAGGTCCTCATCAGTAGTTGTTTCAGGCAAATTTTTCACATAAACATTAGTGAACTTAGGTGATCCATTTGCTTGAGTCCTTTCCTGACGTCGAATAAAAAGTCCAACATAGacctttttatcatttattagCATGCCATTCAATTGTCTGATAGCATTTTGTGCAGATTCCTCATTATCAAACTGTACAAATCCATAACCTTTCGACTGACCATTGTTATCGACTGCCACCTTGCAAGAAAGTACAGCCCCAAAAGCAGCAAAAGTGTCCTGCAATGCCTTGTTATCTATTGATGTGTCCAGGTTCTTAATAAAAATGTTGGCATATCCGCTTTTTCGGATGCTAGGATCCCTATGAGAAAACATAATCCTGATTGGCTTCCCATTGATAGGAGTAAAATTCAAAACCCCCATAGCATGAGCAGCTGCAATTTAAGTAACCAGATCAGGGTCACTAAGCTTGtctgcaaaaattaattttgaaaacaataatGACAAACAAAACAAGTATCACACACAATTGTTGTTAAAGCCTGATCAGATTATTAAAACACGAaggaaatttttataagggaaaatcatatttagcccccaatttttcatccaatttggaTTTAATCCTTAGGTTTCcaatttcaagaataaggtCCTCAAATTTTGCC from Corylus avellana chromosome ca6, CavTom2PMs-1.0 includes the following:
- the LOC132184546 gene encoding uncharacterized protein LOC132184546, encoding MALHSHIERVLWGQDQIARRVAEIASEITADFSAGDSAHLPRPPPVLVGVATGAFLFLADLVRTIDLPISVDFVRAQSYGSGTLSSGAPVLSLDLKVDVKGKHVILVEDIVDTGSTLSCLISHLESKGASSVSVCAFLDKPARRKVHFQLVGEGKFYRGFECPDYFVVGYGMDFAEIYRNLPYIGVLKPEYYE
- the LOC132185809 gene encoding uncharacterized protein LOC132185809; the encoded protein is MSTIFIAVQCCQCSTMQVRQKSKSVGKWSCVVCNQRQSLRKVFAQGFMAKDLRRFVQSFNMSRNLSDHLQTPLPHSTDEQDIPDDRFQCNDRSKRRSDWSEYLDSGDHDRVKEEEIASGGFEPKIVTELPDGMFKKARLNSCFDDGEGDSEQLYKPVFSKRNSSTKNVVSRGKEPRNDQPLMAKGSSKGNDTMTQDDQEPRRKVQLPVATGRKVSKWNDYITTEDDDKDLICASETNFGDRRGRQTNDILLDFKTITDDQKVEDDVHPDFLL
- the LOC132184062 gene encoding polyadenylate-binding protein 3, with amino-acid sequence MAAAISAPLAPVVASQPASAEAMHANLSLYVGDLDPSVDEGKLFDVFGQVGQVVSIRVCRDQNRRSSLGYAYVNYGNAQDAAHAMGVLNFTPINGKPIRIMFSHRDPSIRKSGYANIFIKNLDTSIDNKALQDTFAAFGAVLSCKVAVDNNGQSKGYGFVQFDNEESAQNAIRQLNGMLINDKKVYVGLFIRRQERTQANGSPKFTNVYVKNLPETTTDEDLEKIFGPYGVITSAVVMRDANGKSRCFGFVNFQSPDAAAAAVEKLNGATVSDEKILYVGRAQSKAEREAQLRAKFEQERISRYEKLQGANLYLKNLDDDVNDDKLKELFSNFGTITSCKVMLDPQGHSKGSGFVAFSTPEEATKALDEMNGKMIGRKPLYVAVAQHKEERKARLQAHFAQIRAPGGMAPLSPGIPGFHPGAPRFASQHMYFGQSNPGMLPPQPYGFQQQLLPGMRPGVAPNYVVSYHLQRQGQPGQRMGVRRGGNLQQVPQQQLLQRNSNQGFRYMGNSRSGMDASVPQGAVGPVMPLSFDGSGMPATPIDVQRPGQMHMSALLSSLASASPENQRATLGEHLYPHVEKLEPNNAAKVTGMLLEMDQSEVIHLLESPDALKRKVAEAMEVLVKAASESGVSDQLGSLALNA